One Fusarium falciforme chromosome 1, complete sequence genomic window carries:
- a CDS encoding Ammonium transporter, translating into MPAAPQAGPPPSGSPTYQAASPDPGPSNLSSSRLRPSYPCHERLARRSLFQSRHLLPHATPIPTTLLTFAVLHSSMATSTVAAMGGDGDARGATQLKYNGTGATGANPLEMDVNIWYEPGDIAWMLTSTALVLLMVPGVGFFYSGLARRKSALSLVWLSVMSASVTCFQWFFWGFSLTFSHTSGPFIGDLANFGFKDVLARPSVGSAHVPDMLFAVYQGMFSAMTVALATGAVAERGRMLPCVIFIFIWATIVYDPIACWTWNPNGWSNKMGVLDFAGGTPVHIASGSAALAYSMMLGKRRGHGTHELNYRPHNATHIVTGTVFLWVGWFGFNAGSALAANLRGVMAALVTNLAACVGGITWCLLDYRLERKFSTVGFCSGVVAGLVCITPGSGYVPPWAAVIFGVLGASGSNYATKVKFLLGIDDALDIFAVHGVGGLIGNICTAFFASPTIAALDGHSRINGGWIHHHWAQMGYQLADSFCGGLYSFSVTCLILFIMNLIPGLRLRVSEEAEILGIDDAEIGEFAYDYVELTREVVNDVEGEAGSRYSADPTAFHPYEKHSIPMIDARMFGGQPPPAPLGFPQ; encoded by the exons ATGCCCGCAGCTCCTCAAGCAGGTCCTCCCCCCTCGGGGAGTCCTACTTATCAAGCCGCATCCCCAGACCCAGGACCGTCCAACTTGTCGTCCTCGAGGTTGCGCCCCAGCTACCCCTGTCATGAGAGACTCGCCCGTCGCAGTCTCTTCCAGTCCCGCCACCTTCTGCCACACGCGACACCGATACCGACGACGCTCTTGACCTTTGCGGTCCTGCACTCATCCATGGCCACATCAACCGTCGCTGCCAtgggcggcgacggcgacgcAAGAGGAGCGACCCAACTCAAGTACAATGGCACCGGCGCGACTGGCGCCAATCCCCTCGAGATGGACGTCAACATCTGGTATGAG CCTGGAGATATCGCTTGGATGCTCACGTCCACTGCTCTCGTCTTGTTGATGGTTCCTGGTGTCGG CTTCTTCTACTCGGGTCTCGCCCGTCGCAAATCTGCCCTCTCATTAGTATGGCTCTCAGTAATGAGCGCATCGGTAACATGCTTCCAATGGTTCTTCTGGGGCTTCTCTCTCACCTTTTCTCACACGTCGGGCCCCTTCATCGGTGACCTGGCCAACTTTGGTTTCAAAGATGTCCTGGCCCGGCCCTCGGTGGGCTCCGCTCACGTCCCGGATATGCTCTTCGCCGTCTACCAGGGCATGTTCTCCGCCATGACCGTCGCCCTTGCTACCGGCGCCGTCGCCGAGCGTGGCCGCATGCTCCCAtgcgtcatcttcatctttatTTGGGCTACTATTGTATACGACCCCATCGCCTGTTGGACTTGGAACCCGAATGGATGGTCTAACAAGATGGGTGTGCTGGACTTTGCCGGTGGCACCCCTGTGCATATCGCCTCGGGCAGCGCTGCCCTGGCCTACTCCATGATGCTTGGAAAGCGCCGAGGCCACGGGACACACGAGCTCAACTACCGTCCTCACAATGCGACCCACATCGTGACGGGCACCGTCTTCCTCTGGGTCGGCTGGTTCGGCTTCAACGCTGGCTCCGCCCTCGCTGCCAACCTGCGCGGTGTCATGGCCGCCTTGGTCACTAACCTGGCTGCTTGCGTGGGGGGCATTACTTGGTGTCTGCTGGATTACCGCCTGGAGAGGAAGTTTTCGACGGTTGGCTTTTGCTCTGGCGTAGTCGCAGGGTTGGTCTGCATTACCCCTGGCTCCG GCTACGTTCCTCCTTGGGCTGCTGTCATCTTTGGTGTCCTCGGCGCTTCTGGCTCCAACTATGCCACCAAGGTCAAGTTCCTCCTCGGTATCGACGATGCTCTTGATATCTTTGCTGTCCACGGCGTCGGTGGTTTGATCGGCAACATCTGCACCGCCTTCTTCGCCAGCCCAACTATCGCAGCCCTCGATGGCCACTCTCGAATCAACGGCGGTTGGATTCACCACCACTGGGCGCAGATGGGGTACCAGCTCGCCGACTCCTTCTGCGGAGGCCTATACTCGTTCAGCGTCACCTGCCTCATCCTGTTCATCATGAACTTGATCCCCGGTCTCCGACTACGCGTCTCCGAAGAAGCTGAGATTCTGGGTATCGACGACGCCGAGATTGGCGAGTTCGCCTACGACTACGTTGAGCTTACTAGGGAAGTGGTCAACGACGTTGAGGGCGAGGCCGGCAGCCGATATTCCGCGGACCCCACAGCGTTCCATCCCTACGAGAAGCACAGCATTCCCATGATAGATGCCCGCATGTTTGGCGGTCAGCCTCCGCCTGCTCCTCTGGGGTTCCCCCAGTGA
- a CDS encoding Mediator of RNA polymerase II transcription subunit 16, which translates to MTAEKMPLMLDNAMPVDLNDVDDLFGDAVGLSLPVRAPSKQLQQRMDDLRSRGCCQTVSWSRTGTIASITPDGQNLELRYLRRSTDNGSWDLSEPTTCPLVKGSPAVPLAHLVWANTSSPDLAIIDAVGRVSIVSFSISLNHPFLQRKWDTDPVDDVHAVVGAYWLSITPSNQQSYNVMYGPATKHGNGYTYESSFVQAGGPSHPNPAKSALFTLTTNGILRMIWSQNNNRIEETTIELESVSSSDDVITHAAFASEKKHLLLALATSSKQLRLVRIEIHWGQTPQPDKSAGRPAGNLNPSLVEKHLATTNWLQGGSGDSNNDASMAELSHLEVLPSLVDSTGMNTTPPMVVVVRSRTSSEGPYQMAQSFIDRWEAVESRQHLHQAFEQLGGRRNSLSSELPNITQLRKIAPVIINKVVIAFHTLHFGKVLVLAFADGTVEFRDRLTFEELYTNQDTTKVVNLRQLGWTFADEGPCQQVAFSPTYCSMIQMGDDGKVRWNKLHFPLGDIGNSMQDPQYSGSIAALTVTAAPSMFYQNNYDDMLAIVRPYTTKKRFVQDWITELIRILKIQVDYSEDTHHDALVRNGSLQYCFSIMNALGFRGEFNSRSFQGRFSMLALNVRNAVVLVTIASNTPLTVREKLSPLDEPEVVETLAGCGKWALDLVAWLIDCLFELMNDNKFLELLTRERFNEIAPYLHEKGNISLHFLLSSSSRGFLSAVCRRLGHLEALSTRAIDFYRRQSAVADGSSTGRTAPQLQQAYQKMQQMTSSGLVKVAEFEALLTELSKEIRQAYQVFLPNLVKAQHNAPQGKQIDVAVKTARIQFELSMLLAASPPPAFLQIMKKFFTTDLPAFRSSTDPSRLFFANYDLLEVQDDEHSLAEKKARGMFYVDVFKRMEIKPSPNRQWRRCTRCAAVMEDVFGSRPGFTFVLGQQRKCSCSGHWTLLPKGKPIS; encoded by the exons ATGACTGCGGAAAAGATGCCTCTCATGCTGGATAATGCCATGCCAGTGGACCTCAACGATGTCGACGACCTCTTTGGCGATGCCGTGGGCCTTTCGCTTCCCGTAAGGGCTCCAAGCAAGCAGCTCCAGCAGAGGATGGACGATCTCAGAAGTCGAGGGTGTTGCCA GACTGTGTCTTGGTCGAGAACCGGCACCATCGCTTCCATCACGCCAGACGGCCAGAATCTCGAGCTTCGCTATCTGCGGCGCAGTACAGACAATGGCTCGTGGGACCTCAGTGAACCAACCACATGTCCCCTTGTCAAGGGCTCACCCGCTGTCCCTCTAGCCCACTTGGTATGGGCAAACACGAGCAGCCCTGACCTGGCTATCATCGATGCAGTCGGGCGTGTCAGTATTGtcagcttctccatctcgctcAACCATCCTTTCCTCCAGAGGAAATGGGACACTGATCCCGTTGATGATGTACACGCCGTCGTTGGAGCCTACTGGCTCAGCATCACTCCATCCAACCAACAG TCCTACAATGTCATGTACGGACCAGCGACAAAGCATGGCAACGGCTATACTTATGAAAGCTCTTTTGTTCAAGCAGGTGGTCCCTCACACCCCAACCCAGCAAAGAGCGCTCTATTCACCCTCACCACAAACGGTATTCTCAGAATGATATGGTCGCAAAACAATAACAGGATCGAGGAAACCACTATAGAGCTTGAGAGCGTCAGCTCATCTGATGATGTCATTACTCATGCTGCCTTCGCCTCCGAAAAGA AGCACCTACTTCTCGCCTTGGCTACAAGTTCAAAGCAATTAAGGCTGGTCAGGATCGAGATACACTGGGGCCAGACACCTCAGCCCGACAAGAGCGCTGGCCGGCCAGCTGGGAACCTCAATCCATCCTTGGTTGAGAAACACCTAGCTACCACAAATTGGTTGCAGGGCGGCTCTGGTGATTCAAACAACGATGCTTCCATGGCCGAGCTCTCTCATCTGGAGGTTCTCCCCTCACTGGTGGATAGCACTGGTATGAACACCACACCGCCAATGGTTGTCGTTGTCAGGTCGCGCACCTCTAGTGAGGGGCCCTATCAAATGGCCCAGAGTTTCATCGATCGCTGGGAAGCCGTCGAGTCACGGCAACACCTGCATCAGGCCTTTGAGCAGCTCGGGGGTCGACGAAACAGCCTTTCTTCAGAGCTTCCCAACATCACACAACTTCGCAAGATTGCTCCCGTCATTATCAATAAGGTTGTCATCGCATTCCACACACTTCATTTTGGCAAAGTGCTGGTCCTGGCTTTTGCGGATGGCACGGTCGAGTTTCGCGACAGGCTCACATTTGAGGAGCTCTACACAAATCAAGACACAACCAAGGTTGTCAATCTTCGACAGTTAGGATGGACCTTTGCCGATGAAGGACCTT GCCAGCAagtggccttctcgcctACCTACTGCTCCATGATTCAGATGGGCGATGATGGAAAGGTGAGGTGGAACAAGCTGCATTTTCCTCTGGGCGATATTGGGAACTCTATGCAAGATC CGCAATACTCCGGAAGCATTGCCGCCTTGACCGTGACAGCTGCACCGTCGATGTTCTACCAAAACAACTATGATGACATGCTTGCCATTGTCCGACCGTACACCACAAAAAAGA GATTTGTCCAAGACTGGATTACGGAACTGATCAGGATTCTCAAAATCCAAGTGGACTACTCGGAGGATACCCACCACGATGCCCTTGTGCGGAATGGTTCGCTACAGTATTGCTTTAGCATCATGAACGCATTGGGATTCCGCGGCGAGTTCAATTCTCGATCTTTCCAGGGCAGGTTTTCCATGCTGGCATTGAACGTGCGGAACGCCGTGGTTCTTGTTACGATTGCGAGCAATACTCCCCTGACTGTCAGGGAAAAGCTAAGTCCTCTGGATGAACCTG AGGTCGTAGAAACTCTGGCTGGCTGCGGTAAATGGGCCTTGGATCTTGTCGCTTGGTTGATTGACTGTCTCTTCGAGCTCATGAACGACAACAAGTTCTTGGAGCTATTGACCCGAGAGCGTTTTAACGAGATCGCTCCATACTTGCATGAAAAGGGCAATATCTCGCTTCATTTCCTCTTAAGCTCGTCCAGCCGAGGCTTCTTGTCGGCAGTTTGCCGCAGATTGGGCCACTTGGAGGCCTTGAGCACACGAGCCATTGACTTTTATCGTCGACAGTCAGCCGTGGCAGATGGTTCATCGACTGGCAGGACAGCCCCTCAGCTGCAACAAGCCTATCAAAAGATGCAGCAAATGACGTCGTCGGGCCTCGTCAAGGTGGCAGAGTTTGAGGCTCTCCTGACTGAGCTCAGCAAGGAGATCAGGCAAGCCTACCAAGTCTTCCTCCCAAACCTTGTCAAGGCCCAGCATAACGCGCCGCAGGGGAAGCAGATTGATGTGGCTGTCAAGACAGCTCGAATCCAGTTCGAGCTCTCTATGCTCCTGGCTGCGTCGCCTCCGCCGGCATTTCTTCAGATCATGAAAAAGTTCTTCACCACAGACCTACCAGCATTCCGAAGTTCCACGGACCCGTCACGGCTGTTCTTTGCAAACTACGACCTCCTCGAGGTTCAGGACGATGAACACAGTCTtgcagagaagaaggcacGGGGCATGTTCTACGTTGACGTGTTTAAGCGGATGGAGATAAAACCTTCTCCCAACCGTCAATGGAGACGATGCACGCGATGTGCGGCAGTGATGGAAGATGTGTTTGGCAGCCGTCCTGGGTTCACATTTGTTCTGGGTCAACAGCGCAAGTGCTCGTGTAGTGGCCACTGGACTCTGTTGCCAAAGGGGAAGCCGATTTCGTGA